The bacterium DNA segment GCGTGTAATAATACACGTCTATGTCAAAGAAACCCCTATTTATCGTAGGGATAAGAAATATACCCAAAAAATAATCCCTTGTCAAGCAAATTAATGGCTGATCCATAATGCACCATATTAAACTATTAATAACATTATATTTAACTTTTAAAATTAATATCTTGACACGATTTCAGGGATGAATTGCAATTAAGTCATTATGACATATAGTATCATAAGTATATTAAAATATAAATTTATAAAAAGTCAAAAATCAGACATTTTAACAGTAAAATTTTGTGTTGTTTCCTAAATAATTAGTTTTAAATTTACTTAACAACTTATTCACATTTTTTTTTGATATTGAATTTATCCATGAATATAGTTCGTATCACAATGATATTTTGTTTCATTATCCTGAATTGTTTGTCAAATTCATGCACGACAACATCGTTTAAAACTAAATATCGCCGATTAATTTACCAGCGTGATTCAATTTCTACTGAATTAAATTCGCTGAATCGTGAACTTGAAAGTACGGAACTTGAATTATTCAAAACATTATATGAGATTGAGTTCTTACGTAATACCATTGTAAAAGCCGAGGCGGATTCTGTCGTCCATTTCTATCACAACTATATTTTTAATTTCCGGCGACCTATTCTGGCGCTGGTCGAACCGGATCTGAATTCCCCGTTTCTTTTTCCGCTCACGGTCGAAAAGATAGAACGGAACTGGCATTGGCCGGTTCTCTGGGGCAGGCTTTTTTATTTTGACTACAATCACCTCGGCATAGACCTTCATGCGCGTGAAGGCGACACCGTGAGGGCGGTTTATGACGGCGTGATACGGAATTACGAGCCGGCGAACGGATACGGCGAACTGGTTGCCGTTATCGAACATGCGTACTCACAGAAGTGGAAGAACAACGTGCTGTCGCCCGAATTTATTTCCATTTACGGCCACATCCGTAAGGAAAAAATTCGCGATTCCACGGCCGCGCTTCATTGGAAAAATGACGATCGTATCCAACGCGGAGAGATTATTGGTTTTATCAACGACGATGATCACAACGGCGACGGCGGCGAACACCTGCACTTTGGAATACGCCTGCAAACCGCAGACGCCTCTAAAGCATCGGACGGCGGACGCTGGCTCAGAGGTTATGATAATCGCAAAGGCGATCAGCTTCAATATTTTCTTAATCCGGTGGAACTGTACGGACGGTACATACGCTTTACATTTGACCCGATCGACAGGAATTGAATGAACTTACAATTTATTTTGCATTTTTATTTTATATTCCCTATTTTAATTTCCAATTCGCAATACCATTCCACATAGAGATCAATCAAGGAGCAATAGATTATGCGTCTCATTACACGAACGGATCTTGATGGTTTAACCTGTGCTGTATTCATCACCGTTATGGAAAAGATCGATGAAGTTCTGTTTGCCGAACCCAAGGCAATGCAGGATGGGAAAGTAGCCGTCAACGATCATGATATTATTGCTAACCTTCCGTATCACCCCAAATGCGCGTTATGGTTCGACCATCACACCAGCCAAATGAAACATTCGGAGAAGGAAGGCTACCGGGGAAAATTTGCAGTTGCGCCAAGCTGCGCGCGTGTGATCTATGATTTTTACGAACGCCCGGATGAACTGAAGCCTTTTGATGAACTGTTGGTCGAGACCGACCGCGTGGACAGCGCCAATCTTAACATGGATGACGTGATGAACCCGAAAGGATGGGTCTTATTATCTTACACATTGGATCCGCGTTCCGGCCTGGACGCATTTGAAGATTATTTTCAGCGCATGATTGGCTGGATTCAGGTTCACAAAGTCGATGATATTCTGAATCTCCCGGACGTTAAATCCAAGGTGGAGACGTATTTGGCGGAACAGGATAATTTCAAGAAGGCCTTATTGGAACATAGCCGCCAGGACGGAAACGTTATTATCACAGATCAACGTCCTGTACAGAAATTTCCAGCCGGCAACCGTTTCCTTATCTACACCTTATTTCCTGAAGGCAATATCTCCGCTCGTCTTTTCAGAGGCAAAGAGCCCGGTATAACGGTTTGCGCGGTTGGCCACAGCATATTTAACCGCACGTCGAAAACGGACGTGGGCGCACTGATGGCAGAATACGGCGGCGGCGGCCACAAAGGCGCCGGCACATGTCAGTTGCCTGATGCCGAAGCGGATGCGAAAGTGAAAGAGATCATTGAAAGAATGAAAAAAGCCGGGTAATACCTAAAAAATTCTCAGCCACTAAGGCGCAAAGACTCAAAGTTTTTAAAACCTTTTTAATTCTGTATTAAATAACTTGGTGTCTTGGTGCCTTTGTGGCAATATAAAAATAATCTACCATTTGAAAATAAATACAAAACTACTCATGTCTTCCAGCGCCATTG contains these protein-coding regions:
- a CDS encoding M23 family metallopeptidase, with protein sequence MNIVRITMIFCFIILNCLSNSCTTTSFKTKYRRLIYQRDSISTELNSLNRELESTELELFKTLYEIEFLRNTIVKAEADSVVHFYHNYIFNFRRPILALVEPDLNSPFLFPLTVEKIERNWHWPVLWGRLFYFDYNHLGIDLHAREGDTVRAVYDGVIRNYEPANGYGELVAVIEHAYSQKWKNNVLSPEFISIYGHIRKEKIRDSTAALHWKNDDRIQRGEIIGFINDDDHNGDGGEHLHFGIRLQTADASKASDGGRWLRGYDNRKGDQLQYFLNPVELYGRYIRFTFDPIDRN
- a CDS encoding exopolyphosphatase → MRLITRTDLDGLTCAVFITVMEKIDEVLFAEPKAMQDGKVAVNDHDIIANLPYHPKCALWFDHHTSQMKHSEKEGYRGKFAVAPSCARVIYDFYERPDELKPFDELLVETDRVDSANLNMDDVMNPKGWVLLSYTLDPRSGLDAFEDYFQRMIGWIQVHKVDDILNLPDVKSKVETYLAEQDNFKKALLEHSRQDGNVIITDQRPVQKFPAGNRFLIYTLFPEGNISARLFRGKEPGITVCAVGHSIFNRTSKTDVGALMAEYGGGGHKGAGTCQLPDAEADAKVKEIIERMKKAG